One window from the genome of Candidatus Didemnitutus sp. encodes:
- a CDS encoding UvrB/UvrC motif-containing protein, with protein sequence MANSLKCDLCSKPATVHLTQIVNNKIHKVDLCEACAQAKGVTDPSGFSLADLLLKASLNPEPRGDLRCEVCGFTQQDFKKTGRFGCPACYEAFAETLEPVLDSMHKGTSHVGKVPQKAVERKSLYERLTQLETELDQAIKSERYEDAARYRDEITQVRQAVGKKARAQT encoded by the coding sequence ATGGCCAATTCCCTCAAGTGCGACCTGTGCTCGAAGCCTGCCACGGTCCATCTCACCCAGATCGTCAACAACAAGATCCACAAGGTTGACCTGTGCGAGGCGTGCGCCCAGGCGAAGGGCGTCACCGATCCCAGCGGGTTCTCGCTGGCCGACCTTCTGTTGAAGGCCTCGCTCAACCCGGAGCCGCGCGGCGATCTGCGCTGCGAAGTGTGCGGGTTCACCCAACAGGATTTCAAAAAGACCGGCCGCTTCGGCTGCCCGGCGTGCTACGAGGCCTTTGCCGAAACCCTCGAGCCGGTGCTCGACAGCATGCACAAGGGCACGAGCCACGTCGGCAAGGTCCCGCAGAAAGCCGTCGAGCGCAAATCCCTCTACGAACGCCTCACGCAGCTCGAGACGGAGCTCGATCAGGCGATCAAGTCCGAACGTTACGAAGACGCCGCGCGTTACCGCGATGAGATCACGCAAGTCCGCCAAGCCGTCGGCAAGAAAGCCCGCGCGCAAACCTGA
- a CDS encoding protein arginine kinase, with protein sequence MKINDLIAAPSELTDTSASKSAVVLMTRIRLARNLARMPFPGWAKEAQRREVLGACLQAVSSLPQMKRGLAVGVEDITELERQILVERHLISRELSHAKAGAGMVISRDQSCVVMINEEDHLRIQVLRAGFSFKKVWNTIDALDTELEEHLDYAFNPQLGYLTACPTNLGTAIRASTMMHLPALVISGQMEKVVRAVNQLGMAVRGLFGEGSDASGSIFQISNQTTLGETEEDIIKHLTGVLNTIIEQELNAREKLLEGEQTKLFDKIGRAYGILQHGFLLNSGEAMNLLSLIRLGIDLGIFPDTQRAVIDRLFIECQPGHIQHSVKESVEAGQRDVMRGQLLRAEFAKVPGPDFSNASK encoded by the coding sequence ATGAAGATCAACGACCTCATCGCGGCGCCTTCCGAATTGACCGACACGTCGGCCAGCAAGAGCGCCGTCGTGCTCATGACGCGCATCCGTCTCGCGCGGAATCTCGCGCGCATGCCGTTTCCCGGCTGGGCCAAGGAAGCGCAGCGGCGCGAAGTGCTCGGCGCGTGCCTGCAGGCGGTTTCGTCGCTCCCGCAGATGAAGCGCGGACTGGCCGTGGGAGTGGAAGATATCACGGAGCTCGAGCGTCAGATCCTGGTTGAGCGTCATCTCATCAGCCGCGAGCTCAGCCACGCCAAGGCCGGTGCCGGCATGGTGATCAGTCGCGACCAGTCGTGCGTCGTGATGATCAACGAGGAGGACCACCTTCGCATCCAAGTCCTGCGCGCCGGTTTTTCCTTCAAGAAAGTCTGGAACACGATCGACGCCCTCGACACCGAGCTCGAGGAACACCTCGACTACGCGTTCAACCCGCAGCTCGGCTACCTGACCGCTTGCCCGACGAACCTCGGCACCGCGATCCGCGCCTCGACGATGATGCACCTGCCGGCCCTCGTGATTTCCGGCCAGATGGAAAAGGTCGTGCGCGCCGTCAACCAGCTCGGCATGGCCGTGCGCGGCCTGTTCGGCGAAGGCTCGGACGCGAGCGGCTCGATCTTCCAAATCTCCAACCAGACGACCCTCGGCGAAACCGAGGAGGATATCATCAAGCACCTCACCGGCGTGCTGAACACGATCATCGAGCAGGAGCTTAACGCCCGGGAAAAACTCCTCGAAGGCGAGCAGACCAAGCTCTTCGACAAGATCGGCCGTGCCTACGGCATCCTCCAGCACGGTTTCCTGCTCAACTCCGGCGAGGCGATGAACCTCCTCTCGCTCATCCGCCTCGGCATCGATCTCGGCATCTTCCCGGACACGCAACGCGCGGTCATCGATCGTCTTTTCATCGAGTGCCAGCCCGGTCACATCCAGCATTCTGTCAAGGAATCCGTCGAAGCCGGCCAGCGCGACGTCATGCGCGGGCAGTTGCTCCGCGCGGAATTTGCCAAAGTGCCCGGTCCGGACTTCAGTAACGCATCCAAATAA
- a CDS encoding ATP-dependent Clp protease ATP-binding subunit gives MEPMNNFTPRAQQVLALARKEADRFHHNYVGTEHLLLGLIKLGQGVAVSVLQKMGLDLETVRGEVEKQVGTGQETKTPASSIPYTPRVKKVLALAGKEAKALNHSYVGTEHILLGLLREGEGVAARVLKSLDIDIERTRNEILRELDPQFSAGQGGETGGGAGAAGAGGSGGGEEPTSSRSGPEDKKEVKTPALKAFGRDLTELARKGEMDPVVGRKNEIRRVIQILCRRTKNNPVLVGEAGVGKTAIVEGLAQEIAKGNVPEILADKKVVTLDLALMVAGTKYRGQFEERIKAVMDEIKRSKNVIIFIDELHTIVGAGAAEGAMDASNIFKPALSRGELQCIGATTLNEYRKYIEKDSALDRRFQNVKVEPPSVDDTIIILKGIRGKYEEHHKATFTDKAVEAAAKLSDRYITGRFLPDKAIDVLDEAGSRARISSLNRPPEIEAMTTEIDSVCSQKEQAIAAQHFEEAAKYRDKEKQLRSKQEQMIEDWKKVRDEKRVVIDEEMMAQVVSDWTGIPLSRLEKKESEKLLTLEQELQKFIIGQDLATVAIARALRRSRADLKDPRRPIGSFMFLGPTGVGKTELAKQLAANIFGSQDAIVQIDMSEYMEKFSVSRLIGSPPGYVGYEEGGQLTEAVRRRPYSVVLFDEIEKAHPDVVQLMLQILEDGRLTDSLGRTVDFRNTIILMTTNVGAKLIQNQTTMGFAAAAKSDFHDQDKLKEKVLEEAKRVFKPEFLNRINDLVVFKPLGREELIKIVDIEVTKVSKRLAARHILLEFSPESKLLLIEKGYDEKYGARPLRRAVEHYLEDPLAEAMLRGDVKEGDPIIVLRNGDKLEFQQKTPTADTGVSS, from the coding sequence ATGGAACCCATGAACAATTTCACGCCGCGCGCGCAACAAGTGCTCGCGCTGGCTCGCAAGGAGGCCGACCGCTTCCACCACAATTACGTCGGGACGGAGCACCTCCTGCTGGGCCTCATCAAGCTCGGGCAGGGCGTGGCCGTCAGCGTGTTGCAGAAGATGGGGCTCGATCTCGAAACCGTCCGCGGTGAGGTCGAGAAACAGGTCGGCACCGGCCAGGAAACCAAGACGCCCGCCAGCAGCATTCCCTACACGCCGCGCGTGAAGAAGGTCCTCGCACTGGCCGGCAAGGAGGCCAAGGCCCTCAATCACTCTTACGTCGGCACCGAGCACATCCTGCTCGGCCTGCTCCGCGAGGGCGAAGGCGTGGCCGCTCGCGTCCTCAAGTCGCTCGACATCGATATCGAGCGCACTCGCAACGAAATCCTCCGCGAGCTCGACCCGCAATTCTCCGCCGGCCAAGGCGGCGAGACCGGCGGTGGTGCGGGCGCGGCTGGCGCCGGTGGCAGTGGCGGCGGCGAAGAGCCGACGTCCTCGCGCTCCGGCCCCGAGGACAAGAAGGAAGTCAAGACACCCGCGCTGAAGGCGTTCGGCCGCGATCTCACCGAGCTCGCTCGCAAGGGCGAGATGGACCCCGTCGTGGGCCGCAAGAACGAGATTCGCCGCGTCATACAGATCCTCTGCCGCCGCACCAAGAACAACCCGGTGCTCGTCGGCGAAGCCGGCGTCGGCAAGACCGCCATCGTCGAAGGTCTCGCGCAGGAAATCGCCAAGGGCAACGTGCCCGAGATCCTCGCCGACAAGAAGGTCGTCACCCTCGATCTCGCCCTCATGGTCGCCGGCACGAAATACCGCGGCCAGTTCGAGGAGCGCATCAAGGCCGTCATGGACGAGATCAAGCGCTCGAAGAACGTCATCATCTTCATCGACGAGCTGCACACCATCGTCGGCGCCGGCGCCGCCGAAGGCGCGATGGACGCGTCGAACATCTTCAAGCCCGCGCTCTCGCGTGGTGAGCTGCAGTGCATCGGCGCGACCACGCTCAACGAGTATCGCAAATACATCGAGAAGGACTCCGCCCTCGACCGCCGTTTCCAGAACGTGAAGGTCGAGCCGCCGTCTGTCGACGACACCATCATCATCCTCAAGGGCATCCGCGGCAAATACGAGGAGCACCACAAGGCGACCTTCACCGACAAGGCCGTCGAAGCCGCCGCCAAGCTCTCCGACCGCTACATCACCGGTCGTTTCCTCCCGGACAAGGCCATCGACGTCCTCGACGAGGCCGGTTCGCGCGCACGCATCAGCTCGCTCAATCGCCCGCCCGAGATCGAGGCGATGACGACGGAGATCGACAGCGTTTGCTCGCAAAAGGAGCAGGCGATCGCCGCGCAGCACTTCGAGGAAGCCGCGAAGTATCGCGACAAGGAGAAGCAACTCCGCTCGAAACAGGAGCAGATGATCGAGGACTGGAAAAAGGTCCGCGATGAGAAGCGCGTCGTGATCGACGAGGAAATGATGGCCCAAGTAGTCTCCGACTGGACCGGCATTCCGCTCAGCCGCCTCGAGAAGAAGGAGAGCGAGAAGCTGCTCACCCTCGAACAGGAATTGCAGAAATTCATTATCGGTCAGGACCTCGCGACCGTCGCCATCGCGCGCGCCCTGCGCCGCAGCCGCGCCGATCTCAAGGACCCGCGCCGTCCGATCGGCTCGTTCATGTTCCTCGGACCGACCGGCGTCGGTAAAACCGAACTCGCGAAGCAACTCGCCGCAAACATCTTCGGCTCGCAGGACGCGATCGTGCAGATCGACATGTCCGAATACATGGAGAAGTTCTCCGTTTCGCGCCTCATCGGTTCGCCTCCGGGCTACGTCGGTTATGAGGAGGGCGGCCAGCTCACCGAGGCCGTCCGCCGCCGTCCGTATTCCGTCGTGCTCTTCGACGAAATCGAGAAGGCGCACCCGGACGTCGTGCAGCTGATGTTGCAGATTCTCGAAGACGGCCGCCTGACCGACTCGCTCGGCCGCACCGTCGACTTCCGCAACACGATCATTCTCATGACGACCAACGTCGGCGCGAAGCTGATCCAGAATCAGACGACAATGGGCTTCGCCGCCGCCGCGAAATCGGACTTCCACGACCAGGACAAGCTCAAGGAAAAGGTGCTCGAAGAGGCGAAGCGCGTCTTCAAGCCCGAGTTCCTGAACCGCATCAACGACCTCGTCGTCTTCAAGCCGCTCGGTCGCGAAGAGCTGATCAAGATCGTCGACATCGAGGTCACGAAGGTCAGCAAGCGCCTCGCGGCGCGCCACATCCTCCTCGAGTTCTCGCCCGAGTCGAAGCTCCTCCTCATCGAGAAAGGCTACGACGAGAAATACGGCGCGCGTCCGCTGCGCCGCGCGGTCGAGCACTACCTCGAGGACCCGCTCGCCGAAGCCATGCTGCGCGGCGACGTCAAGGAAGGCGATCCGATCATCGTCCTGCGCAACGGCGACAAGCTCGAGTTCCAGCAGAAGACGCCCACCGCCGACACCGGCGTGTCGTCCTGA
- a CDS encoding MotA/TolQ/ExbB proton channel family protein → MFDVFRGAGLLIYPLALCSIAAVFIICERIYSLRKAAVLPDDLVDAVFQNKAYAGGKHSVLARVLDYAGQHKDDPDAVKAFARLEINRMERGIPYLDVIYAAAPLIGLTGTVTGLLQVFSQISPETGLPDPVAFTKGVALALSATVIGLCIAIPSLVGGGYLQRKVENYAVQIDVILERVLSRNRQS, encoded by the coding sequence ATGTTCGACGTCTTCCGGGGCGCAGGCCTCCTGATTTACCCACTGGCTCTTTGTTCGATCGCCGCAGTTTTCATCATCTGCGAACGCATCTACTCCCTCCGCAAAGCGGCGGTGCTGCCTGACGACCTCGTCGATGCGGTCTTCCAGAACAAGGCCTACGCCGGCGGCAAACACTCGGTGCTCGCGCGCGTGCTCGATTACGCCGGGCAGCACAAGGACGACCCCGATGCCGTGAAGGCCTTCGCCCGTCTCGAAATCAACCGCATGGAGCGCGGCATCCCGTATCTCGACGTCATCTACGCCGCCGCGCCGCTCATTGGCCTCACCGGCACGGTCACTGGCCTGCTTCAAGTGTTCTCACAGATCTCGCCCGAAACCGGCCTGCCAGATCCCGTCGCTTTCACCAAGGGCGTCGCCCTCGCTCTCTCCGCCACGGTCATCGGTCTTTGCATCGCGATCCCGTCGCTCGTCGGCGGTGGTTACCTGCAGCGCAAAGTGGAGAACTACGCCGTGCAGATCGACGTGATCCTCGAGCGCGTGCTCAGCCGCAATCGGCAGTCATGA
- a CDS encoding biopolymer transporter ExbD: MSSLYQRRRKRPEMNLVPLIDVLVMLIFFAFVTMQFRSVATMNLTLPKVETAGKSELKDSITITITKEGEFTFQTGARSRKVTIDELEKLINELGGISKDVTVLIRSDENTPLRHITGAMDICRKNGLNKIRLQSR, translated from the coding sequence ATGAGCAGCCTCTACCAGCGCCGGCGCAAGCGGCCCGAGATGAACCTCGTGCCGTTGATCGACGTGCTCGTCATGCTGATCTTCTTTGCGTTCGTCACCATGCAGTTTCGCTCGGTCGCGACGATGAACCTGACGCTCCCGAAGGTGGAAACCGCCGGCAAGAGCGAGCTCAAGGACTCGATCACCATCACGATCACCAAGGAGGGCGAGTTCACCTTCCAGACCGGCGCCCGCAGCCGCAAAGTGACGATCGACGAACTGGAAAAGCTCATCAACGAACTCGGCGGCATCAGCAAGGATGTGACCGTCCTGATCCGTTCCGACGAGAACACGCCGCTGCGCCACATCACCGGCGCGATGGATATCTGCCGCAAGAACGGCCTGAACAAGATCCGGCTGCAGTCGCGCTGA
- a CDS encoding SDR family oxidoreductase: MFIVITGVTKGLGRALAEWYIANGHTVAGCGRSAEILDLRFTHPAPHDFSVVDVADETKVAIWATKLCGPDVAPDILICNAAVMNQPAPLWKVPAQEFNRLIDINVKGVATVIRHFAPPMIARGSGTIVTLSSGWGRSTSPEVAPYCASKFAIEGLTQALAQELPKGMAAVPLNPGVIDTDMLRQAWSDGASGHVKPDEWAKTAAPFILQLGPKDNGRPATVPRYAHE; this comes from the coding sequence ATGTTCATCGTCATCACCGGTGTCACCAAGGGACTCGGCCGTGCGCTCGCCGAGTGGTATATCGCCAACGGGCATACGGTCGCCGGTTGTGGCCGCAGTGCCGAGATCCTCGATCTGCGCTTCACTCATCCTGCGCCGCACGATTTCTCCGTCGTGGATGTGGCCGATGAAACCAAGGTTGCCATCTGGGCGACCAAGCTTTGTGGACCGGATGTCGCGCCCGACATCCTCATCTGCAACGCGGCCGTGATGAACCAGCCCGCGCCACTCTGGAAAGTGCCGGCGCAGGAATTCAACCGCCTCATCGACATCAACGTCAAAGGCGTCGCGACCGTCATCCGCCATTTCGCGCCGCCCATGATCGCGCGCGGGAGCGGCACGATCGTCACGCTCAGTTCGGGCTGGGGCCGGAGCACATCGCCCGAGGTCGCGCCGTATTGCGCGTCGAAGTTCGCCATCGAGGGACTCACGCAGGCGCTCGCGCAGGAGTTACCGAAGGGCATGGCGGCGGTGCCGCTGAATCCGGGCGTGATCGACACCGACATGCTGCGCCAAGCTTGGTCCGACGGCGCGAGCGGCCATGTGAAACCCGACGAGTGGGCTAAGACGGCGGCACCTTTCATCCTGCAACTCGGCCCCAAGGACAACGGCCGCCCCGCCACCGTCCCACGCTACGCGCACGAGTAA
- a CDS encoding DPP IV N-terminal domain-containing protein gives MRSLLPHALAVALLATAVRAEDDPNLTYFRDLAETRNYTLGRPVSPKLTPDGEHVIFLRAQSRNPTLRLYEFTVADGQERELLSPEQILAGAEEKLTAEEKARRERQRQSLRGFTSFEMSRDGARLLVVLSGKLYVVDRSDLKFTALPGQNWVDPRFSPDGKSVAAAKDRELFVIDLATNRERQLTSGATEFVSHGISEFVAQEEMKRDEGYWWSPDSTTLLYQETDESAVETRYIANALHPEEKPTTFAYPKAGSANAKVRLGLMSAAGGTTTWVRWDSERYPYLARVSWTNPRAPLTILVQNREQTAQLLLTVDPQTGTTNELLKETDAAWLNLDYDSDVPLWVKDGSRFLWTTERRGAWQVELRDSSGMFVRELTPSSFTFRGLVGLDENAGQVFVKGSLDAREVHLWRFPLAGGPGTQLTRETGHHNAVIGASGTRLVHTYDRFNGTYGVQVVDANGQPLAVLRSVAEALPRRPTTELTQTKSAPQFDAAITRPRNYEAGKKYPVILSVYAGPTAKRVNAVVRDYLPDQWMADQGYIVVRLDGRGTPWKGRDWERVIKGNFIDVALNDQIAGLTALASQYPELDLARVGVTGWSFGGYFSAMATIRRPDFFRAGVAGAPVVTWENYDTHYTERYLGLPQAAPDAYHVSDVTTYAHELRRPLMLIHGLTDDNVYFQHTLQLADALFLAGKPYELLPMLGTHMVSDPVVKLRQQQRIMEFFNLNLKGAQ, from the coding sequence ATGCGCTCACTGCTGCCCCACGCATTGGCCGTCGCGTTGCTCGCGACCGCCGTTCGCGCCGAAGACGACCCCAACCTCACCTACTTCCGCGATCTCGCCGAGACCCGGAACTACACGCTCGGCCGACCCGTCTCGCCCAAGCTGACTCCCGACGGCGAGCACGTGATCTTTCTCCGTGCCCAGTCGCGCAACCCCACCCTGCGCCTCTACGAATTCACGGTGGCGGACGGTCAGGAGCGCGAATTGCTCTCGCCGGAGCAAATCCTCGCCGGCGCCGAGGAGAAACTCACCGCCGAGGAAAAGGCACGCCGCGAACGCCAGCGCCAAAGCCTGCGCGGCTTCACCTCGTTCGAGATGTCGCGCGACGGCGCGCGCTTGCTCGTCGTCCTTTCCGGCAAGCTCTACGTCGTCGACCGCTCCGACCTGAAATTCACCGCGCTCCCCGGCCAGAACTGGGTCGACCCGCGCTTTTCCCCCGACGGCAAATCCGTCGCCGCCGCGAAGGATCGTGAACTCTTCGTCATCGATCTCGCGACCAACCGCGAGCGCCAGCTCACGAGCGGCGCGACTGAGTTCGTGAGCCACGGCATTTCCGAGTTCGTGGCGCAGGAGGAGATGAAGCGCGACGAGGGCTACTGGTGGTCGCCCGATTCCACGACGCTGCTCTATCAGGAAACCGACGAGAGCGCCGTGGAGACGCGCTACATCGCCAACGCACTTCACCCGGAGGAAAAACCGACGACCTTCGCCTACCCGAAGGCCGGCTCCGCCAACGCCAAAGTTCGCCTCGGCCTGATGTCCGCCGCCGGCGGCACGACGACGTGGGTGCGCTGGGACTCCGAGCGCTATCCCTATCTCGCCCGCGTCAGTTGGACGAATCCACGCGCGCCGCTCACGATTCTCGTGCAGAATCGCGAACAGACGGCACAGCTCCTCCTCACGGTGGACCCGCAAACGGGAACGACAAACGAACTGCTCAAGGAAACCGACGCCGCGTGGCTGAATCTCGACTACGACAGCGATGTCCCCCTCTGGGTGAAGGACGGCTCGCGCTTCCTCTGGACCACCGAGCGACGGGGCGCGTGGCAAGTCGAACTGCGCGACTCCTCCGGCATGTTCGTCCGCGAACTCACGCCCTCCAGCTTCACCTTCCGCGGACTGGTTGGCCTCGACGAAAATGCCGGACAGGTGTTCGTGAAAGGCAGCCTCGACGCCCGCGAGGTGCACCTTTGGCGCTTCCCGCTCGCTGGCGGGCCCGGCACGCAACTCACCCGCGAGACGGGCCATCACAACGCCGTGATCGGTGCGAGCGGCACGCGGCTGGTGCACACTTACGATCGCTTCAACGGCACCTACGGCGTGCAAGTCGTCGATGCCAACGGCCAACCGCTCGCCGTGCTCCGCAGCGTCGCCGAAGCCCTGCCCCGCCGGCCGACGACCGAGCTCACGCAAACCAAGAGCGCGCCGCAGTTCGACGCCGCCATCACGCGTCCGCGGAATTACGAAGCCGGAAAGAAATACCCCGTGATCCTTTCCGTCTACGCGGGCCCGACAGCCAAGCGGGTCAACGCCGTGGTGCGCGACTACCTTCCCGATCAGTGGATGGCGGACCAAGGCTACATCGTCGTCCGCCTCGACGGCCGCGGCACGCCGTGGAAGGGCCGCGATTGGGAGCGCGTGATCAAAGGCAACTTCATCGACGTCGCGCTCAACGACCAGATTGCCGGCCTCACCGCGCTCGCCAGCCAGTATCCGGAGCTCGACCTCGCGCGCGTCGGCGTGACCGGCTGGTCGTTCGGCGGCTATTTCAGCGCGATGGCCACGATTCGCCGACCGGACTTCTTCCGCGCCGGCGTCGCCGGGGCGCCGGTCGTCACCTGGGAGAACTACGACACGCACTACACCGAACGCTACCTTGGGCTGCCCCAAGCCGCGCCGGACGCCTACCACGTCAGCGACGTGACGACCTACGCTCACGAGTTGCGCCGTCCGCTGATGCTCATCCACGGACTCACGGACGATAACGTGTATTTCCAACACACGCTGCAACTCGCCGACGCGCTCTTCCTGGCCGGCAAACCTTACGAACTGCTCCCGATGCTGGGCACGCACATGGTGAGTGACCCGGTGGTGAAGCTGCGCCAGCAACAGCGCATCATGGAGTTCTTCAATCTGAACCTGAAGGGCGCCCAGTAA
- a CDS encoding isocitrate lyase/phosphoenolpyruvate mutase family protein, protein MSTNLAAKAQCLRDLHGAPGIFVIPNPWDAVSARLLEARGFKALATSSAAAAALLGKADNRITRDEALTHARLIAQAVDIPVSADLENGFGVEPAVVAETIRLAAEAGLAGGSIEDFTGDQAAPLFEVGQAAERVAAAVTAARALGIPFVVTARAENLLHDGQGGVDETIRRLQAYAAAGADVLFAPGLRRIEDIRRVCMAVGKPVNIMASIAGMDLGLRELEAAGVKRVSLAASLYRAALSGVDAAAREILDRGTFGYCDRILKGSDVKPWLRA, encoded by the coding sequence ATGAGCACGAATCTGGCGGCGAAAGCCCAGTGTTTGCGGGATCTGCACGGAGCGCCCGGCATCTTCGTCATTCCGAACCCTTGGGACGCGGTCTCGGCGCGCCTGCTCGAAGCGCGCGGCTTCAAGGCACTCGCCACGTCGAGCGCGGCGGCGGCGGCGTTACTCGGCAAGGCGGACAACCGCATCACGCGCGACGAGGCGCTGACGCACGCGCGGCTGATCGCGCAGGCGGTGGACATCCCGGTGTCGGCGGATCTGGAGAATGGTTTCGGCGTGGAGCCGGCCGTTGTCGCCGAGACGATCCGGCTCGCGGCGGAGGCGGGGCTCGCCGGGGGATCGATCGAGGATTTCACCGGCGATCAGGCGGCGCCGTTGTTCGAGGTCGGCCAGGCTGCGGAGCGCGTGGCTGCAGCGGTGACCGCGGCGCGCGCGCTCGGAATCCCTTTTGTGGTCACAGCGCGCGCCGAAAACCTGCTGCACGACGGGCAGGGCGGAGTCGATGAGACGATCCGGCGTCTACAGGCTTATGCGGCGGCGGGTGCCGATGTGCTCTTCGCGCCGGGCTTGCGGAGAATCGAGGATATCCGGCGCGTGTGCATGGCGGTCGGCAAGCCGGTCAACATCATGGCGAGCATCGCCGGGATGGACTTGGGGCTGCGCGAGCTCGAGGCGGCGGGAGTGAAGCGCGTGAGTCTGGCGGCTTCGCTTTACCGCGCGGCACTGAGTGGCGTCGATGCGGCGGCGCGGGAGATCCTCGACAGAGGCACGTTCGGCTATTGCGACCGGATCCTCAAGGGCAGCGATGTGAAACCGTGGCTGCGCGCGTGA
- the dtd gene encoding D-tyrosyl-tRNA(Tyr) deacylase produces the protein MRVVVQRVAHAKVTVEGRVTGEIGRGLLIFQGIVPSDTAADGEWLAQKLTKLRIFEDADGKMNLSVSDIAGGILLVSQFTLHASTAKGTRPSFNAAARPEIARPLYELFQQQLATALGRPVATGEFGAMMQVALVNDGPVTLVIDSHQRE, from the coding sequence ATGCGAGTTGTCGTCCAACGCGTCGCACACGCCAAGGTCACTGTCGAAGGCCGCGTCACCGGCGAGATCGGTCGCGGCCTTCTCATTTTTCAGGGCATCGTGCCGAGCGACACTGCCGCCGACGGCGAATGGCTCGCGCAGAAACTCACCAAGCTTCGCATTTTCGAGGACGCGGACGGGAAGATGAACCTCTCCGTCAGCGATATCGCCGGCGGCATCCTGCTCGTGAGCCAGTTTACGCTCCACGCCAGCACCGCCAAGGGCACGCGTCCGTCGTTCAACGCCGCCGCCCGCCCGGAAATCGCTCGCCCGCTCTACGAGCTCTTCCAACAACAGCTGGCCACCGCCCTCGGCCGTCCCGTCGCGACCGGCGAGTTCGGCGCGATGATGCAGGTCGCCCTCGTGAACGACGGCCCCGTCACGCTCGTGATCGACTCGCACCAACGCGAGTGA
- a CDS encoding trans-2-enoyl-CoA reductase family protein: MIIKPKVRGFVCVTAHPTGCAAHIQEQIDYVKSKGPIQNGPRNALIIGASTGYGLGSRIAAAFGSGAKSLGVFFERPSEDGRPATPGWYNTIAFTNAARAAGLYAANINGDAFSDDIKKQALEIIARDMGPIDLVVYSLASPRRTHPRTGVVHKSTLQPIAAPYTNKTVDTDKGIVSEVTIEPADEAGIADTIAVMGGEDWEMWMKALADANLLAPGATAMAYSYIGPHHTWPVYKDGTIGRAKIDLERAARAIDAQLKAHGNGRAFISVNKALVTQASSAIPVVPLYISILYKVMKEMGLHEGCVEQMQRLFATQLYNGNQPKLDSEGRVRVDDWEMRPDVQAKVAEIWPHVTTENLAQLTDIAGYRAEFLKLFGFGLPGINYDADVEPHVPMV, from the coding sequence ATGATCATCAAACCGAAGGTCCGCGGCTTCGTCTGCGTGACTGCCCATCCCACGGGTTGTGCCGCACACATCCAAGAGCAGATCGACTACGTGAAGTCCAAGGGCCCGATCCAGAACGGCCCGCGCAACGCGCTCATCATCGGCGCGTCGACCGGCTACGGTCTGGGCTCGCGCATCGCCGCCGCGTTCGGTTCCGGCGCGAAGTCGCTCGGCGTGTTCTTCGAACGCCCCTCCGAGGACGGCCGTCCCGCCACTCCCGGCTGGTATAACACCATCGCTTTCACCAACGCCGCCCGCGCCGCCGGTCTCTACGCGGCGAACATCAACGGCGACGCGTTCTCCGACGACATCAAGAAACAAGCGCTCGAGATCATCGCGCGCGACATGGGCCCGATCGACCTCGTCGTCTATTCGCTCGCCTCGCCACGCCGCACCCATCCGCGCACCGGCGTCGTCCACAAGTCGACCCTGCAGCCCATCGCCGCCCCCTACACCAACAAGACCGTCGACACCGACAAGGGCATCGTCAGCGAAGTCACCATCGAGCCCGCCGACGAAGCCGGCATCGCCGACACCATCGCCGTCATGGGCGGTGAAGACTGGGAGATGTGGATGAAAGCGCTCGCCGACGCGAACCTGCTCGCCCCCGGCGCCACCGCGATGGCCTACTCTTACATCGGGCCGCACCACACCTGGCCCGTCTACAAAGATGGCACCATCGGTCGCGCCAAAATCGATCTCGAACGCGCCGCCCGCGCCATCGATGCGCAACTCAAGGCCCACGGCAACGGCCGCGCCTTCATCTCGGTCAACAAGGCCCTCGTCACGCAGGCCAGCTCCGCCATCCCGGTCGTGCCGCTCTACATTTCCATCCTCTACAAGGTCATGAAGGAAATGGGACTCCACGAAGGCTGCGTCGAACAGATGCAGCGCCTCTTCGCGACCCAACTCTACAACGGCAACCAACCGAAGCTCGACAGCGAAGGCCGCGTCCGCGTCGACGATTGGGAAATGCGCCCCGACGTGCAGGCGAAGGTCGCCGAAATCTGGCCGCACGTCACGACCGAGAACTTGGCGCAACTGACCGACATCGCGGGCTACCGCGCCGAGTTCCTCAAGCTCTTCGGCTTCGGCCTGCCCGGCATCAACTACGACGCCGACGTCGAGCCGCATGTGCCGATGGTTTGA